ACACCAGCCCCTTTTTTCCCAAAGCAATCAGTTCATCAAAGGTGCCCGGAATCCGCTCCCCGGCTTTTTCGAGCAGATCAGGACGTGCGGCCGACACCGGGCACGCGGCATCAATGGCCAATGCCCACTGACTGCCGTTAAAATGATAACTCATGTGCGACTGCCCCACCGAGTTCGCCGCCTGATCTTCAAGATATTCCGCCGGAATTAATTTTTCCAGAGGCTGGAGAATTCCGCTCGCCGCCGCAAAGCCGGCCCACGGATGATCAATGACCAGAAAATCGTACGCCTCTGCAATTTCGGAAATCGGCTTATCGGCAAATTCCTGCAGCGAGCGTTTGTCCCACTGAATATCCACCTCGGGATGAAGCTCATGAAAACGCTGGGCGGTGGCAACCACAGAAACGTACCCTCGCGAATGATCCCAGGTCATTCCTTTCAACTGTATTTTATCGGCCATGCAGATGCTCCATCTTGTTTTATATGTGAATTTAAAATTTATATAGAACATCCTCTCTTCACATCAACCGCAACCAACCTGTACAAAAGACCGATACAAAAACATTGGAATGCCGTGCTTCTTACGGCCTAAATTGGTCCATCAGAAAAGTCTCTGCATTTTATATATAAACGCCTGTTTCGTATTCAGATGATGAAAACTACAAAGAAAAAAACCAGTTACCAGGCACCGGCCCTCGAGAAAGGGCTGGATATTCTGGAATACCTTTCCGCCCAGCCCAAACCGCGAACGCAGCTGGAAATTGCCCAGGCTCTGGGACGCAACCCCAGCGAACTCTACCGCATGCTTGCCTGCCTCGAAGAACGTGGTTACATCGCCAAAGGCGAATCCGGAAACGGTTACCGCATGACGCTGCGCCTGTTTGACCTCGGGCACCGCCAGCACACCGCCACCACACTTCGGAAGGCCGCGCACATTGCCATGGAAGGTCTGGCCGAGGAGATCGGACAGGCCTGCCACCTCACCTTTCAGCACGGCACTTCCCTGATTGTAATGATGGAACGCATGCCGGCCCGTAAAGTCTGCCTCTCGATCGGCGAAGGCTCTGTATTCCCCATCAGCCAGACCGCCTCCGGCAAAGTGCTGCTGTCTCGCCTGCCGGAAGAAATTGCCTTCCAGACTCTGGAAGATGATCCCGAGTATGCCCGGTTGAGCAAAGCTGCCGGAAAACGGATTTGCGACGATATTTCCGAAGCCCGGAAAAATGGGTTTCTGGCTCAGGAGAGCCAATTGACTGAAGGAACAACCGATATTGCCGTTCCCATTGGCATCGATGGATCCGGCACCTCGGCCGTACTGGCCATTTCATACCTCAGCATCGGCCCCCAGGCGGACCGGCTGCGACAGACCTATTTAAAAGCCGCACTTCTGTGCGCTGAAGAGATCAACCGAAACTTGGGAGTTATCCGATGAATGGAGTGGAGTACGCATGTAAAGAAGGCATCGGCCGAATTACCTTTAACCGGCCAAAAGCGAATGCCTACGATCTGCCCTTTCACGAGGCCTTTTCCGACGCCATTAAGACTGCGGATACGGATGCCGGCGCACGGGTGATCGTCATTCAAAGCGCGCTCGATAAATTTTTCTGTGCAGGCGCGGATATCAAAGTTTTTGCCGACAGCGATACGGAAACCAATAAAAAAATGGTTGAGCAGGCCCGCGCCAACCTTGCCGCAATTGAAGCAAGCGGAAAGATTTTCATTGCCGCCATCAGCGGGCACTGCCTTGGCGGCGGGCTTGAAATTGCATTGGCCTGCGATATCCGTCTGGCCGCCAAAGGAAATTACACCCTCGGCCTTCCGGAAGTGAAACTGGGCCTGACTCCCGGCAACGGGGGTTCGCAGCGGCTGGCCCGGCTGATCGGCCCTGCCCGCGCGCTCGAGCTCTGCGTATCCGGAAGAAGCATCGATCCCGACGAAGCCAACGAACTGGGACTCTTCAGCAGACTGTTCAAAGCAGGATCGTTTGAGACGGCTGTTGAAACCTACGCCGGCGGTCTGGTCCCCGGAGCCCCGCTGGCCATGGCGGCGCTGAAGCGCGGCATTCAAAAAGGAGCTGAATTGCCGCTGGCTGAAGGACTGGCACTGGAGACGCAGCTGGTGGATGATTTATATGATACGGAAGATGCCGCGGAAGGATTCCGCGCTTTTGTTGAAAAAAGAGCCCCGGTGTATCGCGGGTGCTGAACAAGGAGGATGAACCATGAGCGAAGTGAAATTTTATCCCTGCTACATTAACGGCGAATGGATCGGCAAAGATGCCGCCGAACGCATCCCGGTGGAAAATCCGGCGACAGGAAACGTCTGGGCCGAGGTTCCGGTCTGCACGATGGAACAGGTTCAGCAGGCTCTGGAAACCTCCAAAACCGCCCAGGAAGCCTGGCAGGATCTCCCGGCGATTCAGCGCGCCAACTATATCTACGCCATTGCCGACCGCCTGAAAGCTGAACGCGATTATTTTGCCGAACTGCTGGTGAAGGAACAGGGAAAACCGCTGGCCGAAGCACAGGGCGAAGTGGACGACACCATTCGATACATGACCTACAATGCCGAAGCCGCGCGCCGCATTACCGGGCATATCTTCCCCTCCGATCAGCCCGAAGAACAGCTCTGGATTCATAAAGTGCCGTACGGCGTCACCGTCGGCCTCTGCGCCTTTAACTATCCGCTGGCCTTGATCGGGCGCAAACTGGGCCCCGCGCTGGTGGCCGGAAATACGATTGTGCTGAAACCGCATGAAGTCACGCCCGTCACGGCCTCTGAATTCTGCCGGCTGGTGGAGGAGGCCGGCGTACCGAAAGGCGTTGTGAATATGGTGATCGGTACCGGTGCCGCCATAGGCGAAGCGCTGGTTTCAAATCCGATCACCAGACTGGTCACCATGACCGGCAGTACCCGGGCCGGACAGGCCATCTGTGCCACCGCAGCACCGAACGTCACCAAACTCGTCCTGGAACTGGGCGGAAATGCGCCGTTCATCGTCTGCGAGGATGCCGATCTTGACAAAGCGGCCGAAGCCGCCGTGGTCGCCCGCTTTGCCAACTGCGGACAGGTCTGCATCTGCAACGAAACCGTTCTGGTTCATGAAGCCGTAGCCGACGAATTTACCGAAAAGGTGCTCAAACGCGTGGCGGAAATCAAGCTGGGCGATCCCATGAAAAATGAAGGGATGGGCCCGAGTACCAGCCGCCAGGGTCTTGCCCGCATCGAGGAGCTCGTAAACAAAGCCGTTGCCGAAGGGGTGAAAGTCGCCTGCGGCGGAAAGAAACCGGAAGGCGCGGAATTTGAAGGCGGCAACTGGTATGAACCGACCGTACTGCTGAACGTGAAAAAAGATTCCATTATGGTGAACGAGGAAATTTTCGGACCGGTTATGCCGATCGTCAAAATCTCCAGCTATGAAGAGGCTCTTGAGATCGCCAATGCAAGCGAAGACGGACTCTCCGCCTATCTGTTCACCGAAAACTACCGCCGCTTCATACACGCCATCGGACACCTTCAGGTGGGCACCATCTTCATCAACCACGGTATTGTCGGTTATATTCAGGGCTTCCATTCCGGCCACAAACGCAGCGGGCTCGGCGGTGAAGACGGCATCCACGGTGTGGAGGAAATGCTTCAGAAACGCACCATCTATCTGGGCTGCTGACGAGGAGGAACACCCATGGCCGATCATATTCGAATGACAAATAAAAACGGCGCAAGTGTGCTGTCGAAAAGCAAATTGCCTGAGTTTGATGCCGGCGATTTTCCCGCCGGCTGGTCTGGACGGGCCCTTGAAGATTCCGGCGTTTTTACCTTCATGTTCAACGTCGCCGCTGACGCAGAGGAATTTGAAATCCACGCGGCAGAAGATGAATGGCTCGCCTATGTCATCAGCGGATCCGGCACACTGTATACCGGCACGGCAGACCTGAAAAAAACAGAAAGTATGAACTACAAGGCCGGCGATTTTATCACCTTCGAAGCCCATACGCCCCACGGCTGGAAAAACGGCCCTGAACCGAGCCGCATTCTTTTCACCAAACGGGCATAAATCCGAAAACAAAGAAAACGCACACCATCGGAGTTCGATGGTGTGCGTTATCACAGTCCTGAATTTTACGGACTCTATTCGTAGGTTTCCCGACTGAGGAAATAGCTCTTCAACCCTTCGTCCACTTCAAACCGTCGCATCCATCCGGCCTGATCGGTCACCTCGTGGCAGAGTCCCCAGCGTAACCCTTCCAGCGGATGCTTATCATGGTCCGGCGTACGGAACAGACCATTCGCTTCCGGCGCACCTTTTATATATGACTTGATTTCAAAATTAATTCCGTCTTCCGCCCACTGAATCGTATTACGTTCCGGCCCATCCGTGGTCAGCATACCGGCAATGCCGCCGTTGTAGTGCCAGACGCAGATTTCATGGCCGGAGTTGGAGATCGGATTATATTCGCTTTTC
This sequence is a window from Pontiella agarivorans. Protein-coding genes within it:
- a CDS encoding enoyl-CoA hydratase/isomerase family protein, translated to MNGVEYACKEGIGRITFNRPKANAYDLPFHEAFSDAIKTADTDAGARVIVIQSALDKFFCAGADIKVFADSDTETNKKMVEQARANLAAIEASGKIFIAAISGHCLGGGLEIALACDIRLAAKGNYTLGLPEVKLGLTPGNGGSQRLARLIGPARALELCVSGRSIDPDEANELGLFSRLFKAGSFETAVETYAGGLVPGAPLAMAALKRGIQKGAELPLAEGLALETQLVDDLYDTEDAAEGFRAFVEKRAPVYRGC
- a CDS encoding aldehyde dehydrogenase family protein, translating into MSEVKFYPCYINGEWIGKDAAERIPVENPATGNVWAEVPVCTMEQVQQALETSKTAQEAWQDLPAIQRANYIYAIADRLKAERDYFAELLVKEQGKPLAEAQGEVDDTIRYMTYNAEAARRITGHIFPSDQPEEQLWIHKVPYGVTVGLCAFNYPLALIGRKLGPALVAGNTIVLKPHEVTPVTASEFCRLVEEAGVPKGVVNMVIGTGAAIGEALVSNPITRLVTMTGSTRAGQAICATAAPNVTKLVLELGGNAPFIVCEDADLDKAAEAAVVARFANCGQVCICNETVLVHEAVADEFTEKVLKRVAEIKLGDPMKNEGMGPSTSRQGLARIEELVNKAVAEGVKVACGGKKPEGAEFEGGNWYEPTVLLNVKKDSIMVNEEIFGPVMPIVKISSYEEALEIANASEDGLSAYLFTENYRRFIHAIGHLQVGTIFINHGIVGYIQGFHSGHKRSGLGGEDGIHGVEEMLQKRTIYLGC
- a CDS encoding cupin domain-containing protein; the encoded protein is MADHIRMTNKNGASVLSKSKLPEFDAGDFPAGWSGRALEDSGVFTFMFNVAADAEEFEIHAAEDEWLAYVISGSGTLYTGTADLKKTESMNYKAGDFITFEAHTPHGWKNGPEPSRILFTKRA
- a CDS encoding IclR family transcriptional regulator; translated protein: MMKTTKKKTSYQAPALEKGLDILEYLSAQPKPRTQLEIAQALGRNPSELYRMLACLEERGYIAKGESGNGYRMTLRLFDLGHRQHTATTLRKAAHIAMEGLAEEIGQACHLTFQHGTSLIVMMERMPARKVCLSIGEGSVFPISQTASGKVLLSRLPEEIAFQTLEDDPEYARLSKAAGKRICDDISEARKNGFLAQESQLTEGTTDIAVPIGIDGSGTSAVLAISYLSIGPQADRLRQTYLKAALLCAEEINRNLGVIR